From Paenibacillus sp. GP183, one genomic window encodes:
- a CDS encoding fumarylacetoacetate hydrolase family protein: protein MKLARFNLTNDSVTRSGIVEEKVVREFTGDLFGSRTLTGNTFPLENVRFLVPLIPGNIIGIGKNFVDESMEKPPVPEMPILFFKPSTTVVGPGDKVLLPRGTEAIKFESELAVIIGKTVKDIEPGQVDEIIFGYTVANDFGAFNYFHPEGHWTIGKAFDTFCPLGPVIETEFDYRSARIQAYVNDKAKQDALMERIITPIDVMISYISKFMTLMPGDVILTGTPAGADMVRDGDLVDCYIEGIGHLRNPVSASN, encoded by the coding sequence ATGAAGTTGGCTCGGTTTAATCTTACTAATGATTCTGTAACCCGCAGCGGTATTGTTGAAGAGAAAGTTGTAAGGGAATTTACTGGAGACTTATTTGGCTCCCGCACTCTTACCGGTAATACCTTCCCTTTGGAAAATGTGCGATTCTTAGTTCCGCTTATACCTGGAAACATCATCGGAATTGGCAAAAATTTTGTTGATGAAAGCATGGAAAAACCGCCTGTTCCTGAAATGCCGATCTTGTTTTTTAAACCGTCGACCACTGTAGTCGGTCCTGGTGACAAAGTGCTGCTCCCCCGCGGAACGGAGGCAATCAAGTTTGAATCGGAGCTTGCTGTCATCATAGGGAAAACAGTGAAAGACATTGAACCCGGCCAAGTGGACGAGATCATCTTCGGTTATACCGTTGCCAATGATTTCGGCGCTTTTAATTATTTTCACCCGGAAGGACACTGGACGATTGGCAAAGCGTTCGATACATTCTGTCCTCTAGGTCCGGTGATTGAAACTGAATTTGATTATCGGTCAGCACGGATTCAAGCATATGTGAACGATAAGGCCAAGCAAGATGCCTTGATGGAACGAATTATTACACCGATAGACGTAATGATATCCTACATCAGCAAATTTATGACTCTTATGCCGGGGGATGTCATCCTGACAGGAACGCCAGCCGGAGCGGATATGGTGCGTGATGGGGATCTTGTTGATTGTTATATTGAAGGGATAGGGCACCTGCGAAACCCTGTCAGCGCTTCTAACTAA
- a CDS encoding NAD-dependent malic enzyme, whose product MSISTSMIFRVEIDNAKITFGEIATAVNGAGGDVVAVDIIRAGKDVSIRDITVQLNVDMHQQVIDKVQSLQGTRIIHVSDSTFLAHLGGKIQVMPKSPIKNREDLSRVYTPGVARVCMAIHEDPSKAFTLTVKRNTVAIVTDGTAVLGLGDIGPEAAMPVMEGKAMLFKQFADVDAFPICLQTKDVDEIVRIVKAISPTFGGINLEDISSPRCFEIERRLQDELNIPVFHDDQHGTAVVILAGLFNALRLVGKSVSNIRVVVCGVGAAGAACIEMLLAAGVRNLIAVDRCGALVPGVDYNHPTLNRIAAVTNSERKQGKLGDVIVGADVFIGVSGPGVLTTVDIKQMAQDPIVFAMANPEPEIDPEIAEPLVRVLATGRSDYPNQINNVLCFPGMFRGALDCRASRVNEEMKLAAARAIASIVTEEELNEQYIIPSIFNEKVVLRVRDAVIEAALKTGVAKRIPPEFQSHEPHGTINIVEDSMILH is encoded by the coding sequence GAACGGAGCCGGCGGCGATGTCGTTGCTGTTGATATAATCCGAGCAGGTAAAGATGTAAGCATTCGCGATATCACGGTACAATTGAATGTAGACATGCATCAACAAGTTATAGATAAGGTCCAATCGCTTCAGGGAACTCGTATTATTCATGTGTCTGACAGTACGTTTCTTGCCCATCTAGGCGGGAAAATCCAAGTCATGCCCAAGTCGCCGATTAAAAATCGGGAGGATTTATCCCGGGTGTATACACCTGGAGTGGCTCGGGTTTGTATGGCCATACATGAGGATCCGAGCAAAGCTTTTACATTGACCGTGAAGCGCAATACGGTCGCGATCGTTACGGATGGTACAGCCGTTTTGGGTCTTGGGGATATTGGTCCTGAAGCCGCTATGCCAGTAATGGAAGGAAAAGCAATGCTTTTTAAACAATTTGCCGATGTGGATGCGTTTCCGATTTGTCTGCAGACTAAGGATGTAGACGAAATTGTGCGTATTGTTAAGGCGATATCACCTACTTTCGGTGGGATTAACCTGGAGGACATCAGCTCCCCCCGTTGTTTTGAGATTGAACGAAGATTGCAAGACGAATTAAACATTCCTGTCTTTCATGATGATCAGCACGGTACGGCTGTTGTGATATTGGCAGGACTATTTAATGCGCTTCGGCTCGTCGGAAAATCGGTATCCAACATCCGAGTCGTGGTTTGCGGCGTCGGAGCAGCTGGAGCTGCCTGCATTGAAATGCTTTTAGCAGCAGGGGTACGCAATCTAATCGCAGTTGACCGCTGCGGCGCGCTGGTTCCGGGGGTCGATTACAATCATCCGACCCTAAACCGGATTGCAGCTGTCACCAACTCAGAGAGAAAGCAAGGCAAGCTAGGTGACGTGATTGTGGGAGCTGACGTGTTTATTGGTGTATCAGGTCCTGGTGTTCTCACAACAGTTGATATTAAACAAATGGCTCAAGACCCGATTGTGTTTGCCATGGCGAACCCCGAGCCTGAGATTGACCCTGAAATTGCGGAGCCGCTAGTCCGTGTGTTGGCCACAGGGCGAAGTGACTATCCGAACCAAATTAACAACGTTCTTTGCTTTCCCGGTATGTTCCGAGGGGCACTGGACTGTCGTGCATCACGGGTTAATGAGGAGATGAAATTGGCGGCAGCAAGAGCCATTGCCTCCATCGTTACTGAGGAAGAGCTTAATGAGCAGTACATTATTCCAAGTATTTTTAATGAAAAGGTTGTTCTGCGAGTGCGCGATGCGGTCATAGAAGCGGCACTTAAAACCGGCGTGGCTAAACGGATTCCGCCAGAATTTCAATCTCACGAACCGCATGGAACCATAAATATTGTTGAAGATAGTATGATTTTGCACTAA
- a CDS encoding malate synthase G: MEQYVKAGNLQVSPVLYQFINSEALPGSGLNSERFWSDFGTLIDDLAPKNKELLAKRDELQQLINEWHKENDGHFEFEAYKNFLQKIGYLETQVEDFQITTQGVDDEIAMQAGPQLVVPVNNARYALNAANARWGSLYDALYGTDTIDDEGGAAHSAEYNPIRGEKVIAYARNFLDQSAPLIAFSHKDAARYSIVGGQLSVSLSNGQTTGLKDAANLIAFQGQPEDPTAILLKNNGLHFEIQLDRNHPIGNMDQAGMKDILMEAALTTIIDCEDSVAAVDAEDKVLVYRNWLGLMKGTLSAAFQKGNKSVRRTLNPDRIYTSLSGEEFSLPGRSLLFVRNVGHLMTIDAILDQNGQEIPEGILDAVVTSLIAKHDLLRNSPYCNSSAGSIYIVKPKMHGSEEAAFANELFNRVEDMLGLERNTLKIGVMDEERRTSLNLKASIRAVKERIAFINTGFLDRTGDEMHTSMEAGPVIRKNNMKSSTWLQAYEKSNVSIGLACGLQGRAQIGKGMWAMPDLMKEMMKQKIGQLEAGCNTAWVPSPTAATLHALHYHQVDVKVIQNHLKETIKDFRDDILDIPVAKNPEWNHEEIQQELDNNAQGILGYVVRWVEQGIGCSKVPDINNVGLMEDRATLRISSQHMANWLHHGICTEEQIVETMKRMAKIVDEQNAGDPAYRPMAVNFDSSVAFQAACELVFKGYEQPSGYTEPILHRRRKEFKAKVTAQKA; this comes from the coding sequence ATGGAACAATATGTGAAAGCAGGAAATCTACAAGTTTCTCCGGTACTTTATCAGTTTATTAATTCGGAAGCCCTCCCCGGGAGCGGATTGAACAGCGAACGGTTCTGGTCTGATTTCGGTACCTTGATAGACGACTTAGCTCCCAAAAACAAAGAATTATTAGCCAAGAGAGATGAATTGCAACAATTAATAAATGAATGGCACAAGGAAAATGATGGTCATTTTGAATTCGAAGCTTATAAAAATTTCCTGCAAAAAATTGGTTACTTAGAGACTCAGGTTGAGGATTTTCAGATTACCACCCAAGGGGTAGATGATGAAATTGCTATGCAAGCCGGCCCGCAGTTAGTAGTTCCGGTGAATAATGCCCGTTATGCGCTTAATGCGGCCAACGCTCGCTGGGGAAGCCTATACGACGCTCTGTATGGAACGGATACAATCGATGATGAAGGAGGAGCTGCCCATTCAGCTGAATACAATCCGATCCGCGGCGAGAAAGTTATTGCATATGCCAGGAATTTTCTGGATCAATCAGCGCCATTAATAGCATTCTCACATAAAGATGCAGCACGATATTCGATTGTGGGTGGTCAATTGTCCGTTTCTCTTAGCAATGGACAAACAACGGGGCTCAAAGATGCCGCAAATCTTATAGCTTTCCAGGGCCAGCCTGAAGATCCAACCGCTATCTTGCTAAAAAATAACGGTCTTCATTTTGAAATCCAGCTTGACCGTAATCATCCTATTGGAAATATGGATCAAGCGGGTATGAAGGATATTCTCATGGAAGCGGCGCTCACGACGATCATTGATTGTGAAGATTCTGTCGCAGCAGTGGATGCCGAGGATAAAGTATTGGTTTACAGGAACTGGTTGGGCCTTATGAAAGGGACGTTGTCTGCTGCCTTCCAGAAAGGAAATAAATCCGTTAGACGGACACTGAATCCAGACCGAATATACACGTCTCTAAGCGGTGAGGAGTTTAGTTTGCCCGGACGCTCACTGCTGTTTGTTCGTAACGTTGGTCATTTGATGACCATCGATGCGATACTGGATCAGAATGGACAGGAAATTCCGGAAGGGATTCTGGATGCTGTTGTGACCAGCCTAATTGCGAAACACGATTTACTGCGAAACAGCCCATATTGCAATTCTTCCGCAGGTTCCATATATATTGTTAAGCCGAAAATGCACGGATCCGAAGAAGCGGCTTTTGCAAATGAACTATTTAATAGAGTTGAAGATATGCTCGGACTAGAACGTAATACACTTAAAATCGGTGTTATGGATGAGGAACGTCGAACTTCTTTAAATTTGAAAGCTAGTATTCGTGCAGTTAAGGAACGCATTGCCTTTATCAATACGGGATTCTTGGACCGTACAGGTGACGAGATGCACACTTCTATGGAAGCGGGCCCTGTGATTAGAAAGAATAACATGAAGTCATCAACATGGTTACAAGCCTATGAAAAGTCGAACGTTAGCATAGGCCTGGCTTGTGGTTTGCAAGGCCGCGCTCAGATAGGCAAAGGGATGTGGGCCATGCCCGACCTGATGAAGGAAATGATGAAACAAAAAATCGGTCAACTGGAAGCAGGCTGTAATACCGCATGGGTGCCTTCGCCTACAGCTGCTACATTGCACGCACTCCATTATCATCAAGTTGATGTAAAAGTAATTCAAAATCATTTAAAAGAAACGATTAAGGATTTCCGTGATGATATTCTAGACATTCCAGTTGCCAAGAACCCGGAATGGAACCATGAAGAAATCCAGCAGGAGCTGGACAATAATGCACAAGGGATATTAGGTTATGTGGTTCGATGGGTAGAGCAGGGGATTGGCTGCTCCAAAGTGCCGGACATTAATAATGTTGGACTTATGGAAGACCGTGCTACCCTTCGCATTTCCAGTCAACATATGGCAAACTGGCTGCACCATGGTATTTGTACTGAGGAGCAGATCGTAGAAACCATGAAGCGCATGGCAAAAATAGTGGATGAGCAAAATGCAGGCGACCCCGCTTACCGTCCTATGGCTGTTAACTTTGATAGCTCTGTAGCATTTCAAGCCGCTTGCGAATTGGTTTTTAAAGGATATGAACAACCAAGCGGTTATACGGAGCCGATTTTGCATCGTCGACGTAAAGAATTCAAAGCTAAAGTGACAGCCCAGAAGGCATAA